From a region of the Mercurialis annua linkage group LG1-X, ddMerAnnu1.2, whole genome shotgun sequence genome:
- the LOC126665617 gene encoding cucumber peeling cupredoxin-like: MARTSSMVILAAVFVAALFHSSAAQATTHVVAGTTGWTIPSGDAALYSNWAAGQTFSVGDILVFNFANNAHDVTKVTKADYDACTSTAPISQATTTPARITINAAGEHYFLCSFPGHCGAGQKLMINVSAAATPAPPPSTPAPPPRSTTPTPVSAPTPAPRTPVAAPTPAPRTPVSAPTPAPRTPFSAPAPGPVSTPAPTGTATPPATSTSPSSPTTPSTPSPAGTTGPPPDSSAKQLGVAGVSATLLSIVVAFLY, from the exons ATGGCAAGAACATCAAGTATGGTCATTTTAGCTGCGGTTTTTGTAGCCGCCTTGTTTCATAGCTCCGCCGCTCAGGCCACCACTCATGTGGTGGCTGGTACCACCGGTTGGACTATTCCTAGTGGAGATGCAGCTCTTTACTCCAATTGGGCCGCTGGCCAAACTTTTTCCGTAGGCGACATTCTTG TGTTTAACTTCGCAAACAACGCACATGATGTGACTAAAGTAACAAAGGCCGATTACGATGCTTGCACATCAACCGCCCCTATTTCTCAGGCAACCACTACTCCAGCAAGAATCACCATCAATGCAGCCGGCGAACACTACTTTTTGTGCAGTTTCCCCGGCCACTGCGGTGCAGGTCAAAAGTTAATGATTAACGTTAGTGCTGCTGCAACTCCGGCTCCACCACCTTCAACTCCAGCCCCACCACCTCGATCCACCACACCTACACCAGTCTCCGCCCCAACACCTGCTCCACGTACCCCAGTTGCTGCTCCTACACCTGCTCCACGTACCCCAGTTTCCGCTCCTACACCTGCTCCACGTACCCCATTTTCCGCCCCAGCACCCGGTCCAGTTTCTACACCAGCACCCACCGGCACCGCCACCCCACCAGCAACCTCCACCTCTCCTTCATCCCCAACAACTCCTTCTACCCCATCGCCGGCAGGAACTACTGGTCCTCCTCCCGACAGTTCTGCTAAACAACTCGGTGTTGCCGGTGTTTCTGCTACTTTGTTGTCGATTG